A segment of the Nitrospirota bacterium genome:
ACGCTGTTTGAATCGACCATGGCCTCGGAACAGAGCATCCTGAGGGCGAGCTGTTTTTTTGACATCTCAAGGCTGAATATCGCCACAGGCTCGTTTAACTCAACCCCAACATGCTGGGCAAGATTCAGGGCAAAGGCGGTTTTTCCCATTGAGGGGCGTCCTCCGACTATAATCAGGTCGCCCGGCTGGAAGCCTGTTGTCACCTCATCAAGATCCCTGAAGCCTGAGGGCACGCCTGTTATGGCCTCTTTACGGTCATAGAGTTGCTCTATCATTTCAAAACTGTCCTTGATAATCTCTTTCAGCCTGGAAAATGGCGCCTTGATGCGTTTGTCGGATATTTCGAAGATCGTCTTTTCTGCAAAATCCACGAGGTCGTCAGCAGGAAGGTTTTCTTCATATACCGTAGTTGCGATATCGGTGGCAGAGCGGATCAGGTTTCTCATAAGTGCCTTTTCCTTAACGATCTTTGAGTGATATCTCACATTTGCAGATGTTGGAATGACATTTACGAGGGAGGACAGATATGATACCCCTCCGATGGATTCAAGCTTGTTTTTTGTCCTGAGATGGTCTGTAAGGGTAATAAGGTCAATGGGTTCGTTCTTCTCAAAGAGTTCAAGCATGGAGTTAAAGATCATGCGATGAGTGTTTCTGTAGAAATCATCGGCAGTCATGACCTCAAGGGATTTTAGTAAGGCCTCATTATCAAGGAGGATTGCACCAAGTATGGATTGCTCTGCCTCTAAGTTTTGGGGAGGTAATTTATCAAGTGCTTCATCGATTGTTGCCATGGCCGTTGTACTTCCACTTTAACAGATGTGAACAGTTTATCCAAGGTATTTGTGAGTATAAACCATCAAGGTACGGATTTCGTTACTCAGTTAATACGAAAATACATATTCCCGTTACATCCGATTAACGTATCCCTCTCATGTATCTCTTTCTCTGTAGTACCCGTGGTTAACAGTGTCATCAATCAGGTTAAGCGCTTTCCTCCCTGATTACCTGGACAGTAAGGTTGGCACTAACCTCAGGGTGAAACTTTACCTTGACAGTATATTCACCAAGGCGTTTAATCGGCTCCTCAAGTATAATCTTTCTCTTTTCTATATCGAACCCATACTCTTTCAGTACCTTCTGTATATCAATATTTGTTACAGACCCGAATAGCTTGTCTTCTTCGCCTGCCTTTGCCTTTATCACAACGGGTTTTGAGGCGATCTTTTCAGCAAGTATCTGTGCAGCATTCCTGACCTTGTTTGCCTTTTCCTGAATTATCCTCTTGTGGTGTTCAAATTCCTTTATGTTTCTCGGGTTGGCCTCAACAGCGAGGTTCCTCGGCAGGAGATAATTTCTGGCAAAGCCCTTTTTAACTGTTACAATATCCCCCATGTTCCCAAGGGTTTCAACATCTTCTCTAAGAATGATCTTCATAACTTTATTGCTCTCCTTTCAGAATTAGGTTTAATGTCAAAGCAGGGATTAAATGGCAAATCTTCTCCATTTCGGTCTTCAGCTCCCTTACGGAAATGGACATGTATAGTATAGCTGACATCGTCAAATACTTTCAACCCGGCAAGAGCGTGAGGTTTTGTTAGGGGACAGCCTTTACAAGGCAATGAGGCCCGCCGATAGGGGGATTGTCAAGGATTTTCCCCTCTATCAAGAGGGGATTAAGGGGTGTGTTCCTTTTCTGTTTTCTTCTGTAGTCGCTGCAATGTCAATCACTGCCCCCGTTGCTTTTTTTCTTGCCTGTCAAGAGTTTTGCATAGTGTGTACCAACGTAACGAAAAGGTGCATGGTTCCATTACGGTGAGAGACTCGCCACAAAATTTATAAGTCTTTTGAAGACTGAGGAGGAGAGGTGCGTTTGAACCTTTGTGATGCTCTATAACTCTTTAATTCTAAAAGATATTTCTTGAAATGTATTTTTTTCTTGACAGGGATATATAGGATGTCCCCAAAGTTCATCCTTAAAGCAGCTAACAAGTTATTAACTGGTTTCTTGATAACTACGGCAAATTTTAGAAAATTTCAATTTTCAGGTTGAGAGATGCTGTAAAAGTGCTTAACTTTTTGTTAAGCAAGCAAAAAGTGGAGTTATCCTATCCTCACTATCTTTAAGTTGTATTAACAAAAACAGTATAGAGGAGAATATGTTTCATATCAAGGGCAGAACTCCTCCGTCTTTGCACCGGAGCATATAGAAAATGGAATGCTTTTTGTCACGATTCAAGGGTAGACCTCAAAGGTTTATGTTCCGAAAGTTGACACTATAACATGCTCAAACAGCGTCCTGTGGCACTCGTTCAACTCCAAAGCGTTGTTAGACGTTCATTTAGTTTCTTTTCATTCTAAATTTTCCAAGCTTACGCCATTCTTCGATAAATTGCTGAGCAGCTTGCTTGGCTTGGTGTCGTCCAAGCCCTTTCTCTCGCATATCTTTAGCAATATGTTTTAAAAATATTCGATCCCACTCTTCCTTGAAGTTATCTGATACTTCAATGAGTATTTTCGGTTTATCTACAGTTGTAGCTAACCTATCTCCCTCTCTTCCTGGTTGAATATACAGTGTCCGAGCAGCCAGTATCTGATCAACTAATCCGCCTTGATTTACGATATCAAACTGTAAAATGATTGATAATTCAGCGGGTCGCTGGAAGTTTAAAAATAAAGCTATCTTATCTTTTTCACCTTCTATTTGACCCCATTGAGAGACAACATCACCGGGCGGTAAGTGCTGATGAATTCGAACCATTTCGTCAATATCTGGACGATTAGAAGTCTCAAGAATGACAAGTGGAATAAGTTTTCCTTCAATTATCCCTTGTGAAGAGACAGCTGCAT
Coding sequences within it:
- the dnaB gene encoding replicative DNA helicase, with translation MATIDEALDKLPPQNLEAEQSILGAILLDNEALLKSLEVMTADDFYRNTHRMIFNSMLELFEKNEPIDLITLTDHLRTKNKLESIGGVSYLSSLVNVIPTSANVRYHSKIVKEKALMRNLIRSATDIATTVYEENLPADDLVDFAEKTIFEISDKRIKAPFSRLKEIIKDSFEMIEQLYDRKEAITGVPSGFRDLDEVTTGFQPGDLIIVGGRPSMGKTAFALNLAQHVGVELNEPVAIFSLEMSKKQLALRMLCSEAMVDSNSVRKGFIRKEDWHKLTSAAGKLAEAPIFIDDASNTSVLEMRAKARRLKMEHGLSMVVVDYLQLMRGRGNFERREQEISEISRSLKALAKELDLPVIALSQLNRGVELRQDKRPSLADLRESGAIEQDADVIIFLYRDEVYSKNNNSNKGTAEIIIAKQRNGPTATVKLTYLSQSTRFADFANAPYEEEEEVF
- the rplI gene encoding 50S ribosomal protein L9, which encodes MKIILREDVETLGNMGDIVTVKKGFARNYLLPRNLAVEANPRNIKEFEHHKRIIQEKANKVRNAAQILAEKIASKPVVIKAKAGEEDKLFGSVTNIDIQKVLKEYGFDIEKRKIILEEPIKRLGEYTVKVKFHPEVSANLTVQVIREESA